One window from the genome of Candidatus Baltobacteraceae bacterium encodes:
- a CDS encoding RodZ domain-containing protein → MSLGERFRTAREQRGLTLSDVAEQIRIRSVYLAAIEEENWPSIGAPVYIRGFLRTYARFLGLDPEDAVTEFNSTGGASALTPAMAESNADQAALLNSGRNLSPLLWVASAVALALIAFVIYLFVAPPKGGPRAVAVASPAASVSPAGSAPAAASGLGSTPSPSPEPSALLASSATLAIHLTAPSWLRVTVDGNVSIEGTFPAGTDKTFHGKSALVRVGNAGGVEIVVDGKPVGKLGATGDVAEKSFTL, encoded by the coding sequence ATGTCGCTGGGTGAACGCTTTCGCACCGCGCGCGAGCAGCGCGGTCTAACGCTTTCGGATGTCGCCGAGCAGATTCGAATCCGATCGGTGTACCTCGCGGCCATCGAGGAGGAGAACTGGCCTTCGATCGGCGCGCCCGTCTATATTCGCGGCTTCTTGCGCACCTACGCGCGCTTTCTGGGGCTGGACCCCGAAGACGCCGTCACGGAGTTCAACTCGACCGGCGGCGCAAGCGCGCTGACGCCGGCTATGGCCGAGTCGAATGCCGACCAGGCGGCGCTGCTGAACTCCGGCCGCAATCTCTCCCCGCTGCTCTGGGTCGCGAGCGCGGTCGCCCTCGCCCTGATCGCCTTTGTGATCTACCTGTTCGTCGCTCCGCCGAAGGGCGGCCCGCGGGCGGTCGCGGTTGCCTCGCCCGCGGCCTCCGTTAGCCCCGCCGGCAGCGCGCCCGCGGCGGCATCGGGCCTGGGCTCAACCCCCTCGCCCTCGCCCGAGCCAAGCGCGCTGCTCGCCAGCTCGGCGACGCTAGCGATCCACCTCACCGCACCCTCGTGGCTACGGGTCACGGTTGACGGAAATGTTAGTATTGAAGGTACGTTTCCAGCCGGGACCGACAAGACGTTCCACGGAAAGTCGGCCCTCGTGCGCGTCGGCAACGCCGGCGGCGTCGAGATCGTCGTCGACGGAAAGCCCGTTGGGAAGCTGGGAGCGACCGGCGACGTCGCCGAAAAATCGTTCACCCTGTAG